The genomic interval tccggGACAAACACATCAACCTGCTCTACCTATGTGAGTACGGCCGTCACTTCCCTGCCAAAGTAATGTGTTAGAAATGTTCAAGTAGTAATGTTCATTCAGCTTTTAAGGTGCATTATGCAGAAATCGTTTTGGCATTTCCTggttaaaattctaatagtttgcctattttcagtttgtgacaaaacaagcgaTGTGTAGAGAATCAATGTACAGTGATGTACACATTTCAAATGCAGTGAAATatcttttcagctgtttgaaactgGTGTGCAAAACCAGAAGTAAGACGGGAAAACTGAACTTAATAAcagaaagcatagaaatagcgcacatagaacaatGTACCACTTGGACTTGCTTTCAAAAgcgtgacagatctataactctcatttctatgtgaatttgatcGGGTAGCCCAAAAAGTTCCATGTTACAGCTTTAATGTTGTCCCCCCCCAGATAACTAGAATACTGTTGAAATGGTACTGCATTCGATATCAATGAAGCACTTAACAAACAATGAAACGCAGTTGTCGGTCATCGTAGCTACAGCCTCATGATAGCATTTCGGTTTTTTATGAGAAACTTGCGCTCTCAGTGATGTGCTGGTGACATAAGGCTATGATTGACCTGACTTGCATCTCTGtcttctatctcgctctctcttttctccagaCCCTAACGGCTGTGTGTACCAGAGTGTGGTGGCGGCGCAGGGGTATGTGGAGCTGGAGGGGGTGCAGCCCCTGCCTCGTAGCCTGCACCTGAGGCTGCCCGTTGGGGAGGGGGAGCTGGGAGCTGCCTCGGCAGTGGCCCTGGACGAAGCTCATGTGGCTGTGGTGGGGGTGCCCCATCCCTCCGCTAGGACTGGCAAAGGTAAATATCAGGGATTGGATCAATGCCATGTCAATTCAGGAGCTAAACAGAAATGTCAATTTTCCTCATGTGGAGTTCTAGTTTACTTCATGAATTGATTGAATTCTGATTCTCACACACATTCGCCCAATCCAGCATCAACCCCTAGATACGTACTTTTCAAAGTTCTGATTTGACGCGTGTAAACAACATGGTGATATCTTCCCCTTGTTTGCTCGGGAGCTTTCACCACATTGCTGACATCCATCCGatcctttttattattttttccaTTTCAGATTTCCTCTGCATCTGGAATACTAATTTCCAGACTCTTCAGGCTGGCAAGGAGATGGTGGGAAGAATCCATGGACAGGTAGGTTTTTTTGCCTCACAAACTTCAACCAAATGACTCTATGTATCTTGTACTAAAGATCCACTTCCCTCCTATTTATATCAATGATCGTTCCTTCATTTCCCCTCAGGTCTGGTGTTATTTGGGAAAGCTGTTTGTCCCTCATGGCAAGGCCCTCTCCGTCATTCCCTACGAGTGTCAGAAGTCCTCTCTGGCCTCGGCCCTGGGGAAACTACGACACGCTGGGATCGCAGGTAACACGGCATTTCCTCAGTAAAACAGTCACCAGAGTGGCGTTTGTCGTCCTTGACAGTGCCTGGTTGaatctaaaatggcaccctattccctatacagtgcactgctTTTAATACAAGCCCTagtgtccctggtcaaaagtagtgaatagGAAGCCATTTCAGATGACGCTATATCactcctgtttacatgttattGCATATGTTTCCTTCACCTATCTAATGTACTGAATCTGTAAATGACTGTTTTGGAATTGCATCTGAATAGCATCCCTTGAAATGTCATCGTAAGCAAACAGTTTAGTGATTTGCGGCTTTGTAGTGTCCAAATCGTCGGTGGCTGTGCCCTCTTGGAACACCCTACTCCATGGGGATCAGCCACAGGGGCCCACCAAAATAGTGGAGACCAGGAAGAGTGTAAGTTAACCTGACTTCCTGAATTGATTGACCCTAGTACTTTACCACCAGAATGGATTAATGTCAATTTCACCTGTTCTGATTGGTCCTCCCTTGTACAGAAGCTGAGTCGGAAGAGCCAATCAGCGCAAGCCCTCACAGTGGACCAAGTACTGGAGCTTATCAAGGTATGTTAGATCAACTATTCATTTTGCTTTTCTGTTTTGGGAGTCTCAAACAGCTATTGATGTTGTACATTGAGTGAATGACAAATGGCCAGTCCTTTTCATAGCGTGTTTATATCAAATGTAATTGTTCTCAAGGAAATTTTAAGTTAGGTGTTAACTGTGTTCAACCTCAACCCCTCCAGACTCGTCCAGTGGATGAGGTCCATAGGGAGGTGGAGGCCCTGGTCTCCAGAGGCGATGCCCAGGACCTGCAGCTCTCGGTGGGCCAGCTGGCCTGCCACCTGGTGGCCCGAAGCCAGGCCGAGACAGCCTTCTACACTCCCGTGGCCCTGGCACAGCTGGTGCAAACACAGTGCCTTTGCCACAGGTGAGGGTGGCATTGGGTTGACTCGTACGGTACGGGAGTATTGGTCCTTTGGACAGGGAGGTTATCAGAATGATGGGCTATGTTGGGTGCATGGAAAGTAAATGTGAACAGGGTCGTCAGCTCGTAGTAGTGTTGGTGCCATCCGCTTGTTATGCAAGTTGGGGTGTGTCTTGCTTCCATCCTCACCGATCTAGCAAGACATCTTTGTTGAAGTACTTGAGACAACATTTTGAGTGTCTCTTTGTCGGATACATTTGCACTCGGTCTCCGACAGTGAGCTTCATCATTTCTTCCTGAGACCAGCGGAGTAAAAAAAGTCAGAATGATCAGCTTCTATCCAGTAAGCACATAAAACTGCTTCGCCGGGCCAAATATACACTCCTTTCTGGAAACATGAATACCTGAAGTCTTTATATCTATTATAGACCTGTTTGCGCAGTgatgaacctataggccttcagtgtgtgacaggttagtacagtggtgaacctattggcCTTCAGTGTGTGAGAACAGGTTAATGATGCTGAAATGTAAACAACCGTAATACCAACACATATGTAGGAGAGGCGCTCTTTGTtaaagggtcagtggtgtagtggaggctatATGCCATATAAgcacttttttttaaatacattttttatggcggttgcgTGTACTCCATTAATTCCCACTGAtgcaaagtagtgtagtggatgTACATACGACTTATCAGttatgtagtacaatagagaaatcatgcacaaagtagcctaaAATTTCGCAGCGCAAGTGAAATGTATTAATACTCACGCCGCACCCATAGCCTAGTTTCAGAGGAATATCATCTGCAGGCAGCAAGAGCGCACATTTGTCaactggttttggcatggagcTGCTCAGAAGAATGACATTGGTAGCCGGTAGGGTAGGTAAGAAATACCAGTGAATGCTTactaaggcaacaatgggtatgcaaaccaggtattaGTCTGAAGTCTTGGTTAGTAGACTATTTGTGATGCACAATTCTGTAATCATGCCCTGTTTGCATCAGGGGTGTGGGCCTGGGTGGACACAGGTCCATCCAATCAGATTGAGCTgagaaataatacattattattCAAAATATACTCCTCACGATCCCCCACCCCCACAAAATATCCTAGAACATCACATTTTTGTTATTCTATTAAAAAAGGTGATTTATAGTGCTAATCTGAAAAATATATAGGAAAATTCATTTAAAAAACGTAGAAAAGAGGATTTTTCACACAGGGTAATTTTCCTCCGCTGGGCAGGCCActtgtgatttatttatttatttttgcaaaatGTGAGTATTCTCCAgttaccactacaccaccacatagGGCatatggaaagacagcagtcacacacatttgtatttaactagtcaagtacGTTAAGAACTTTTTCTTATTtacacacagcatgatgtcaaAGGATAAGCAGTCTATAAACGTGGATATAGTAAGCTAGTAGGTCCCAATCAtgagaatacaaaaacacaaccatcAGGCTAATGTACAACTATTACTCCCCATTGCATAAACGTTTCATGTTTAGCACAAAGTAACCTGCGACCTAAAGTTTAAATGTATCAATGTTTCACACGTTAGTTATTTTCATAGCGATTGCTAACAGCAAGCGAGCTGCaataaaaaaactttaaaaaacaattccactcaccagatgatgataatttgaaacttaacttcttgttgagagttattcttgaaaagggaCAAGCTAACAAATTAGGAACAACATCTTAtttgataacacctgctgcagccTCTGCAACTAGTCTACCCAAAAAGATGGCTAGCTAGACCGTGGGAAAACTACGGCTCCTTATTGTGCAGTGGCCGGTTGGCCTTTGAGAAGGCAGAAGTTACCATACGTTTTTGTAAAAACGGTACCACCTATTACAAGTCAAAAGTTGGTTGGTTGATTAAACTGTCACTCCAAAATGTTGCCCCTAATACAGGTGAATGGTAGATGCCTTCTATCTAGTTTgatggcctagccaatggctTGTCTTAGCTAGGTTTATCTCCCCAGAGACCACAAAAAAGAAAATCATGATTggatcttattttttttttttcagtgtTAACCTTTCCATTCCAACAAAAGCTGAGgagattaaatcagaacatcACTGAAAAGAATAATGTAATTAGAATTATTGTTTTaattattttatatatcctttggtgtagaaggcccattgttccccactgtgtttgaGTTAGTGATGATTTCTAGAGTGGCTATTTTCCCTCAGAATGCATTTTTAACCATTCTGAATGTATAAAGAATCCAAatgttgttctgaaatatgaacacagaaatactggacatttacATCTCTTATTATGGTGGTGATTTGACAAAATGACAATCATGGTCTTTAATTTGACTTTTCCGTGgctcggtcttgactcggaccGCTTGTCGCCCTCCCGGCCTCAGGTTTGACaaagtctcccccccccccccccatccggTTTTGGTATTTTTTCTCCGGGCTTGGTCTTGAATCTgtctcgctttaggtggtctcgAACACTGCAAGAAATCATAGGTGAAGACATTATTGTGGGTGGGTACCTATCCAGTTTCAGCACCTATCAGTAGCAACGAAGGAAAGAATACTAGGAAAGGAAGCTTTTTGTAGTATTTTCACACAGACTGTTGTTGAGTCCCTTGGTTTGGTTCTGACCTGTTCTGTGTGTCTTTCTGCAGCGTGTGTCCCGACCTCCTGCTGCTGGCCCTGGAGCACAAGGACTACTTCCTGTGTCAGCTCTGCCTGCAGCTCTTTCCAGACATCCCTGAGGTGGTCACGTGTGCCTGCCTCAAAACCTTCATCAGGTCAGTCTAACTCGATAGTGTATGGGGGCGTCTTTTGTAACAACCTATACGTTGTGAATAAGATTAATTCTGGTGAAGCTCGGGCTAGTGTTTCCTACCAGTGCAGGAGCTTGGTTATGTATTTGTTGGCCTAATTGTTGTGCTCTCTTTTGATGGTTGAAGTTTCTATTCATTGTGTACAATGCATTTTTTTCCCACCTCATTGTAAACCAAGCGGTCTCTTTGTGGCTGTGTATTGCTTTTAAATTATCCTTATTTTGAAGTGCTTTATTTCTAGAACTTGTTTTGTTTGAACCATTTCCAATGCTTCCAGGTCTTGTTCCTGCAAATTCAATAGTTTGTCAACTCATATAAATAGCCTGAAATCAGGATTGTTGTTGTAACGGCCGTGTGTcactctccctcaagtgtgcCAGACGGCGACGTGGAGATGGTCAGTCTGGAGCCGGACAGCGTGTCTTTCATGGAGGGCCTGGTGGCGGCGGGGGCCCGGGGGGGCCAACAGAACGGCTTCAGCCCGCCTCTGTTTGAGGAGGACAGCTGTGACGTCAACCACCAGCCCAAACCTCCCCAGGATAAAAAGAACCCCACACTGCAGCTAGAGGCCTGCCCCGTGGGTCTACACAAGGCTGTGCTACTGTATCCTTTTGTATAGTCTGGACAATAATTTCCCTAAACACTATCCCATTGCAAGACTACAGTAATATCTGCTTATGTCATTATTGATTGAACAGTGTATTTGATAGACGTACATTGACACACAGAATCATCAATAGTCAGAGGGATTGAACCAACACAAGGCTGTGACTGTATCCTCTCACTATAGCTTTGTTGAATTGTTCATTAATAGGGATAGATAAAATATTAAATAACAATGACAAATTTCTTTGTCAACAGTCGGCTGCAATGCACCATAATGTTTACCTTGCGctaatatacagcaccagtccATAGAAATGACTCTTAAACCTGTGTGGAGATGTTATAACTTAACTGTGCTGCTATAGTAATGAGGTCCTGCAGACGCCGTACAGTGACAACTTCCTGCTCCCACACCTGAAGGACCTCAACACTCAGCAGGTTATTGTGAGTAGATACCTGTGTCCCATCTCCTTGACAATATGCCATCGTTGGGATCAATTCCATTCAAGTCGATTCAGGAAGTAAATTCCAATTCCAGTCTTCCTCATTGAAGAACAGTAAAATGTGAATAtttgtgtacttcctgaattgactgaatttatTTGGAATTGACTGTAATCCTGCAATATACCatggtgttttttttgtttttttactaccAATTTATGAATTGCAGTTAGCTATGAGGATGCATTGAAATACTGATGGTTGCATCCTTCTGTTTCCTCTCCTAGCTCTTTCTTCAGTACCTCCAGTTTGTCTATTTGAAATATTCCCAAGACGTCTACACACAAACGCCAGGTTTGAGATCGCCCACGATGACACAGGTTGGTACATGGAAGCATGGAAGTTATACAAAAGGTGAATGCATATAATTATATTTTATAGCATTAACTTAATGTGTGTATTCTCAATTTCCTTTTCTAGATCATTGACTGGATGTGCTTGTTGTTGGATGCTCATTTCACGGTCTTGGTCATGGCTCCTGATGCCAAAGGATTGCTGTCAAATCTCCAAAGCTTTGTCAAATCCCAGGTATATGCTTTCTCTTTGGTCCAAATGATATTTGACCATTTTTGCCATAATGGTTCCCTTGATAACAACTAGTgtaatttgtttgtttttattgcCGTGAGAATAAAAACCCGTTGAGGCACCCAGGGAGGAATGTTTACCTCTTCAGTTGTTCAAACTGGAAAAACAAGTGTTGCAATTATAAGGGCTAGCCGTTTTGTGTCAGAACTTGAAGGTAGACTCAGCGTTATGACGTTGCTACGAGCAGCATCTGACGATATTAGGATGAGCACGATGCAAGACTTTGCTGACACACAgagtatctgcgcatgtgcactGGTTCGCTCCACGCTTATAAAACGTGCTAGCTACGGGACCAACCCAGCTGAGGAATTTAGCCACACGCTTCAACGTTCTTATTTGTTTGCCGAAATTGACACACTACTGCTatttactttgtgcatctacTTCATCTTTAACGTCTATCCCCATCTACCCATTCCAGGTGAAACTATTCTCTGAACTGGGGAAGATCGAGAGCAGCCTTCAAGAGCTCCACAAAATGAAGCCGTCGAAGGACATCAGCCAGTACTCCATAGAAGTCATTGAGCTGTTTTAGACCATATTTACAGATTATTTCGAAAAGAACTCTGCCGTTGACCTTCTCTCCCCATTTTCTCTTGGTCAGTTGCGTCGTTGTGTTCCACTTTGTATTTGGTCCACTACCAAAAGGTCCGTGGTTCAACTGCTGTATCATACCTACCTACTGTAGATGCCTACACTGGTCCTAGATCTGCTTGTGCTTTCAACGATGAGCATAGGAGTTGGCTGTGCAGCGCCCAAACAGATCTGGGGTCAGTCTAGTAGATTCACAGATGTGTAGAGCAAATTATTCTCTAGTTCTGAACTGTGGCATTGCTGAGGCCTAGGTCCCTATAGCCATGTGATTTGTATTTGTCTCTATAATCTTGAGGGCGTGTGTAGTAGAAATATTTTCTAATATGAATTATGTAAACGATATAGTCCTATGATATTGCAACATGGCATAGATATTTTTAACCTATGGAACATACTGTCCCTTTATAGTAATATACAAAATACTCACATGTTTGGAAATGGGACTCAACCTGTTGAGTGGTTGAAAGTCTTGTGGTTAAATGTTGTATTTCCTGAAGGCTATTTGGACTGTGAATAACTGTACATCTCCCAATCACATTGTAGTGTCGCACATGTTTTCTATAGATGCATTCTGTGTTGCATTCTCACAAAGTCCATTCTGAATTCATATGACAGTGTTTTGTATTAAAAATACCCTATGCACAAAAGGACCCTCGTCTTGGTACCATCATGAATGgttatatgtatgtctatggtaaGATGACATGGTACATGATACCATATACAAAAGtattgtggacaccccttcaaattagtggaggaggaataatggtctggggctgtttttcatggttacaggctaggccccttagttccagtgaagggaaatcttaaagctccataaatcaaattatatttgtcacatgcaccaaatacaaccttacagtgaaatgcttacttacaagcccttaaccaataatatagttttaagaaaaaataagttAAGTAAAAAatgaaagtaacaaataattaaagagcagcagtaaaataacaatagcgaggctgtacacagggggtaccagtacagagtcaatgtgtaggggcaccggttagtcgaggtaattgaggtaatatgtagagttaaagtgactatgaatagaAAATAAACAGCATAAAAGTCAgggaagccatttgattagctgttcaggagtcttatggcttgggggtagaagctgttaggaAGTCttttagacctagacttggcgctccggcaccgcttgccgtgcggtagcagagagaacagtctatgaatacaatgaaattctagactattctgtgctttcaactttgtggcaacagtttggggaaggccctttcctgtttcagcacaaaaatgcccctgtgcacagAACAAGGTccaagccttctcagaagagtggaggctgttatagcagcaaatgggggacaaactccatattaatgctcatgcttttggaatgagatgttcgaaaaggtgtccacatacttttggtcatgtagtgtatgtaattTAGATATCCACATCAATATTTTTTGCAATACTGCTAAAGGCTACGTGGAACATGCAACCAGAAAATGAAGTTTTTTTTAAAAAACACTTGGAGGTGCCCTTTTCCATTGTGTTGTACCGCCTTTTGCATGAAGACAGTAGGTAATATCAAGACATTAATTGCATTCAAATGGGCGTAACAAATGTATAGTTGAAAGATTTGGGCATTAGAAGTACTACCCTTTAGAGGGAAACTTCCAATTCACATCGTCAAAAGAGATCGTTGTCGGCAggattcgaacctgcgcgggaagATCCCAATGGATTTctagtccatcgccttaaccactcggccacgaCAACTTGATATTTTATACATTAAATTACTCCCAATTTAACCCATCCCCATGTTAAACTTGCTACTATTTATCGTTTTTAAGACTTTTAACTGTTTTTTGAACGACCATTCACTTTGCTGGCTGCTTCTATTGAAAATGTAGCTATAACATCGAAACAATTAGACTTCTGCCTGCTGGAGTTAATAAAGATATGTGCTTGCTTTAAAGAGAAAAGCCTTGGCATTGACAATCTACAGAGAGCAGGACGTAGTAGTAGTATGCCTGatctaaataggctacatttgaGAGTATAAACCATAGACTGTAATTTAACATAATGTAGCTAGGCCCTATCATAAGAGAGGTATTTAGGAAACATTGTAGCaacaaagagaaaaaaaagaaacaatgTTGCACCACAACTGATACATTGGTAGGTTATGTCACCTTCATTCATTCCATGGTGATGGAACTATTCTGATCTTCTTCGTTCTGATCCAGAATGTTGAATGACCTCTTCATAATATCCGCCTTGTGCATCAGTAAGTAAACACAAtgtttgaatattttttttcctatcctattttttaaataaatgcatGCAATTATCCAATGCAATACACAATATATTATGAGTATTTTTTTACCATTAAAATAAGTTTATTGAATAACTCCACTCTGCATTAGCAAAATTACAAATTGAGTCTATTTGATAATAGCAACTACCAATACATACATGATTTAAATGTTGACATATGTTTTACTTCTCCCTAATATGTGCTGGAACTCTGGAACTGACTTAACAACAACTTGGTTTCATGATTCTGATCTTTCCCGTGTCCGACTACGTATGCTTGCCTACATTCTGGCTAGAATGACGACGTCAGCTGCAAATTGACAACGCTGTTACATTGTAATAAATCCATGTTTTCTTGATTTGTATGAATTGACATGACAAGTGAACGTAAATAAACAATCGTGGGGGCATCACGTTTGCATGGATAACACATTTTATGAACTAAATGCGTCTACTGTAGAATAGTAGTCACGTGACCTCCATACAGGGCCTGCTGTCTGTTTTCAGTGGAGGGAGAGATCCGAAGAAAAATGGCGACTGCAGGCGACCTAAAGCGGGACGCCGGCCATTCTATTTGAACTTTCTACTAAAAATTGAGCCCGGGGCTTGGTGGGGCTAATTGAGACTATCGCAACGTTGGTTAGGGTTTCCGAGGGTGCCCGTTTTTTCGGGTTTGCGTGGACTAGTCGCGCGCTAaaattgaaataaaaaataatacatcTGCTACAATGCGAGGGAGAAGAGGAAGGCCGCCTAAACAGGCAGCGGAGATGCAGGAGGTTTCTCCTGGGCCAGTTCGCGGTTCGAGAGGGAGAGGTAGCCGTGGTAGGGGAAGGGGCCGAGGACGTGGCCGCGGACGAGGTTCGGTGGTGGATACCGGTGATACAGAAATTAATCGGAGAGAAAACTACCATTCGTCCAGGGGCCGGAGGAAAGTTGGAGCAGCGACGACATCGCGGGGCAGAGGAAGAGGCAGGGGTTCGAGAGGCGGTCGCGGCAGTAGGGGGAGACGGCCACTGTGCAAGGTGGTCTACGATGACAATAGCGACGAGGAAGAGGATAATATTAGTTTGAGGTCGGAGGAAGACGAACTTTTACACGAGAATCCCTCAGACTACGAAGAGGAGGCCGTGGATAATGAGTCCGATTTTCTGGAAGAATTACCAGATGAGGATGATGCTAGCTACTGTACAGAGAGCAGCTTTCGGAGCCATGATAGCACGCACGGAAGCACTCCAGGTACGTTTGCTTGCAATTTAGAAGCATTTTTCAAATGCACGCCAAAGTGTTAGTTTTTATTTAGCACATTTGGTAAGCAAGCTGCATTGTTCAAAATGGAGATTGCACTCATAAACAGGCCTTTGTTTAGGAGCTCTGGTGATCGTTTGCTAGTTCCCGCACAGTGAACACTACTGTCGCCTCGCATGTTTTCTGGTATAAAAAATCTGCAACTTTCGGCAAAAATTAACACTCATTAGACGATGGTGATTATTGTTAAACGGAATTGTTCATTTGCATAATTGCACCATTTTGCATACAACTATTTGCCGAGGCGTTAGTTCAAGATAAACATTTAGCTACTTTCCATTCATTAATTTAGCAATACCCGTTAACATATATGCGTCAACAAGCATGCCATGCTGCACTATCTGGCTACAAAATTTCACGTTAAGATTTATACCATTTGCTTTATTACTGCGCGTGCGTTTTTGATACTTTGTCGCGTTGCCTGGCATGAATATACCTTTATACAGTTCCTGTAGTAGATGTAAACAATAAATGCGCAGTTTAATCAACTAGTTGTAATTTATCCCCCTCccttaatttaaaccgttttttCCTTCAGAAAAATCAAGTGTTGCGAGATTGTGGTCAAATCAGCTTGACAGGACATCATCGCAAGGCCCTTTGTTTTGAAAAGAGTCGCTCTAATTTTACCTGTTGCAGCTTTAACTCATTATAATATCACGCACTAAATTGTACGGTAACCATAGCAAACGCCAATCTATCAATGTAAACGAGCAAGAGCAAATGCAAACTATTTAGAAAAATAATTGTTGAACTGTGAAGTCAATAGTTTTGTTCTTGCATAATGTCTAACCATAAGTGTAAGTGACGTTGATGTCATTCATGTACTTTGGACTTCGTGTAGTCAATTTTCAAGCCGTTTATGGATTATTAAGGAACCATTTTGTAATTCAATGCAGAATTATATTTCCATTAAATTATACATTTATTGATATGTTATTCATCCTAAAATGTCTGTATATTATTCATAACTTTCCCCACATCTCATAAGCACAGATGTGTACAGCCTAGACCACATTGTTATTTCTTGAATcataattctctctctccattgcaCCCCAGTGACTGATTAGGCAAATAACCTCCTACCCCAAATAGGCTCGCTTACGATGTGAATATGGCTGAATTGTGCAAAGAGTGGTTTATGTGCCTTTTCATATGACCTATAATCACACACACTAATTTTATCACACTGAGTCACAAATACATGCTTACACATACACAGAGACTCTGTGCATAGGGCCCGGGTGGAACGAAGGCAGAGGTTTTTGTACACAGCCCTCACTGGGGGCACACGCTCAGGGGAGAGGTGCTTGTTGGTCATTTTAATGTCACCTTGTCTATGCCTACACCCTGTCTAATGTTTGAAATCTAATTTAAAACTACAGTATGTTAGTTGTTATACCTACCTACTCCAGCTGATATCAGAGGGTGTGGATCCATGTTTCAGATTCTGAAATTGATCCGGGCCCATATTCATaaaaagtgctgatctaggatcagtttagccttttcgatcataatgaataagattacatggacagggggagctgaccctagatcagcaccCATACTCTGGCCCAGGGTATAGTGAGTGAAGGAAGGCCAAGTTCTCCACTGCACGGTGTATAGTCGAGTACCAGGTGCAAGGTTAGCTTATTTACATTTTTAAGACTTGATTTTTAAAAAAATGTACTGAGTAAATCTAAAGTTCTCTTTCCAAAGGGAGAAATTCTGTTTATAGATTAGATTCAGACTTGATATACACCGTGGGATTTATGGAAGggtaaaaaatacaagttggttATAACCAATAGGCTATACTTAAAAGTTGATACAAGGAAAGTAATGCACACATTCACAAAGCTGTTATCAATAACAAAATTGTTACACACTCAAATGTGTTGAATAAGAAGCCTTGCCTGTTTGATAGAAACATCGACAGCCGTTATGGTTGATGGAAATTGTGCTGCCTGCTTTGACTCATTCGGTGTGTATCTAGCTTTGTCTTTGTTTCTTCACctgtctttgttgtgtttctcaGAGTCCAGCACTCAGTATTGAAGGGCGTTTTTTTATTGGCCCCATTTTATGTCTCTTGATTGATTTTAATTCTTTACATAATTtatatcact from Salvelinus alpinus chromosome 2, SLU_Salpinus.1, whole genome shotgun sequence carries:
- the LOC139568725 gene encoding nucleolar protein 11-like isoform X2; the protein is MAALYEGFTLCGLVQTQNASDSPIQGIELDGDSDHVVVTDSTRSVTLYKVSDQKPLGSWTVKQGQLLTCPAVFNFQTKEYVVVSDNKVIRIWKDEDLNLDKAFKATVSADVWRVHSAPGGEPVVLFQRGAVRLLDSLLSAPQQPIEDVLSEEEVIRWSTNIVAEKQHFVLFTTEKKGKRCLYVQRLNPNTLQKYRLEREDSGAPPLSFSASLRDKHINLLYLYPNGCVYQSVVAAQGYVELEGVQPLPRSLHLRLPVGEGELGAASAVALDEAHVAVVGVPHPSARTGKDFLCIWNTNFQTLQAGKEMVGRIHGQVWCYLGKLFVPHGKALSVIPYECQKSSLASALGKLRHAGIAVSKSSVAVPSWNTLLHGDQPQGPTKIVETRKSKLSRKSQSAQALTVDQVLELIKTRPVDEVHREVEALVSRGDAQDLQLSVGQLACHLVARSQAETAFYTPVALAQLVQTQCLCHSVCPDLLLLALEHKDYFLCQLCLQLFPDIPEVVTCACLKTFISVPDGDVEMVSLEPDSVSFMEGLVAAGARGGQQNGFSPPLFEEDSCDVNHQPKPPQDKKNPTLQLEACPVGLHKAVLLNEVLQTPYSDNFLLPHLKDLNTQQVILFLQYLQFVYLKYSQDVYTQTPGLRSPTMTQIIDWMCLLLDAHFTVLVMAPDAKGLLSNLQSFVKSQVKLFSELGKIESSLQELHKMKPSKDISQYSIEVIELF
- the LOC139568725 gene encoding nucleolar protein 11-like isoform X1, which encodes MAALYEGFTLCGLVQTQNASDSPIQGIELDGDSDHVVVTDSTRSVTLYKVSDQKPLGSWTVKQGQLLTCPAVFNFQTKEYVVVSDNKVIRIWKDEDLNLDKAFKATVSADVWRVHSAPGGEPVVLFQRGAVRLLDSLLSAPQQPIEDVLSEEEVIRWSTNIVAEKQHFVLFTTEKVEYPFLAKGKRCLYVQRLNPNTLQKYRLEREDSGAPPLSFSASLRDKHINLLYLYPNGCVYQSVVAAQGYVELEGVQPLPRSLHLRLPVGEGELGAASAVALDEAHVAVVGVPHPSARTGKDFLCIWNTNFQTLQAGKEMVGRIHGQVWCYLGKLFVPHGKALSVIPYECQKSSLASALGKLRHAGIAVSKSSVAVPSWNTLLHGDQPQGPTKIVETRKSKLSRKSQSAQALTVDQVLELIKTRPVDEVHREVEALVSRGDAQDLQLSVGQLACHLVARSQAETAFYTPVALAQLVQTQCLCHSVCPDLLLLALEHKDYFLCQLCLQLFPDIPEVVTCACLKTFISVPDGDVEMVSLEPDSVSFMEGLVAAGARGGQQNGFSPPLFEEDSCDVNHQPKPPQDKKNPTLQLEACPVGLHKAVLLNEVLQTPYSDNFLLPHLKDLNTQQVILFLQYLQFVYLKYSQDVYTQTPGLRSPTMTQIIDWMCLLLDAHFTVLVMAPDAKGLLSNLQSFVKSQVKLFSELGKIESSLQELHKMKPSKDISQYSIEVIELF